From a single Fusobacterium ulcerans ATCC 49185 genomic region:
- the ssnA gene encoding putative aminohydrolase SsnA, which produces MILINGRIITQDIERPYIENGSIVIRGEKIVDLGNTEDMMKKYPTEEIEDVKGKIIMPGLINTHHHIYSAFARGMKSNGKPSKDFVEILENLWWKLDKKLNLEDVEYSALTTYIDCIKNGVTTVFDHHASPYSITGSLETIAEAANKLGVRTCLCYEVSDRDGIEIMEEGIKENIDFIKKYNTDSQNMIKGMFGLHASFTLSDATLKRCNKEMEGLNAGYHVHTAEGKADLEDSLKKYNKRVVERLRDFNILGDKTITVHCIHVDENEMNILRDTETNVVHNAESNMGNAVGCSPFLEMFAKGINIGIGTDGYTSDMFESMKVANILHKHEKKDPSAAWGEVPAALFENNRKIAEKYFKGAIGIIKPGALADVIVVDYDPLTPMDGNNINGHILFGMMGRSVVTTIINGKIIMKDRKLFTADEKRIFGHSRETAQKLWNRM; this is translated from the coding sequence TTGATATTAATCAATGGAAGAATAATAACTCAGGATATTGAAAGACCATACATAGAAAATGGAAGTATAGTTATAAGGGGAGAAAAAATAGTAGATTTAGGTAATACTGAAGATATGATGAAAAAATATCCCACTGAAGAAATTGAAGATGTCAAAGGAAAAATAATAATGCCTGGACTGATAAATACTCATCATCACATTTACAGTGCATTTGCTAGAGGAATGAAATCTAATGGAAAGCCTTCAAAAGATTTTGTAGAGATACTTGAAAATCTTTGGTGGAAACTGGATAAGAAACTAAATCTGGAAGATGTTGAATACAGTGCTCTTACAACATATATAGATTGTATAAAAAATGGAGTAACAACAGTATTTGATCATCATGCAAGTCCTTATTCTATAACTGGAAGTCTGGAAACGATAGCAGAGGCAGCAAATAAATTAGGAGTAAGAACATGCCTTTGTTATGAAGTTTCTGATAGAGATGGAATAGAAATAATGGAAGAGGGAATAAAGGAGAATATAGACTTTATAAAAAAATATAACACAGATTCTCAAAATATGATAAAAGGAATGTTTGGACTTCATGCTTCTTTCACACTGTCAGATGCAACTTTAAAAAGATGTAATAAAGAAATGGAAGGACTTAATGCTGGATATCATGTACATACAGCAGAGGGAAAAGCTGATTTGGAAGATTCATTGAAAAAATATAATAAGAGAGTAGTTGAAAGATTGAGAGATTTCAATATTCTTGGAGATAAAACCATAACAGTTCACTGTATACATGTAGATGAAAATGAAATGAATATCCTTAGAGATACTGAAACAAATGTGGTACATAATGCAGAATCTAATATGGGAAATGCAGTAGGATGTTCACCATTTTTGGAAATGTTCGCTAAAGGAATAAATATAGGAATAGGAACAGATGGATATACAAGTGATATGTTTGAGTCTATGAAAGTAGCTAATATATTACATAAACATGAAAAGAAAGATCCATCAGCTGCATGGGGAGAAGTACCAGCAGCACTGTTTGAAAATAATAGAAAAATAGCTGAAAAATATTTCAAAGGAGCTATTGGAATAATCAAACCAGGAGCTTTGGCTGATGTTATAGTAGTAGATTATGATCCTCTTACTCCAATGGATGGAAATAATATTAATGGACACATACTTTTTGGAATGATGGGAAGAAGTGTTGTGACAACTATAATTAATGGAAAAATAATAATGAAAGATAGAAAATTATTTACAGCAGATGAAAAAAGAATATTTGGACATTCAAGGGAAACAGCACAGAAATTATGGAATAGAATGTAA
- a CDS encoding nucleobase:cation symporter-2 family protein has protein sequence MMDIKTANIGQISLTDVMLSPKELFLFGMQHIAAMCAGAMAVPIILGNSLGMTYDQISILVAASFMMAGLGTIIQTLGIGKNIGSKLPMVEGVSFAGVAALSAVGVAYRDADPVMGIQVMMGATIISGVFCIVVAPVFGKLLKFFPPLVSGVVVTCMGLSLIPVAIKWIGGGNPSAENFGNFKNILLAGITLIIIVGIQKISKGFLGNIAILLGIIAGTLIAIPMGMVDFSNVSEVGIFNLNTPLYFGMPKFDITAVLSLFLVQLVIMTDATGNQLNLSNICKVDEKDEGRLVAGLRAHGLSSVLGGIFNTFPHSLFGQNVGIAAITGVSSRFVGTAAGVMLLAVSFFPKLINILTSIPEPVLGGAGIIMFGIVAANGIKRLGEVNYNGNKNLMIVAASIGIALIPIAVPEFFKHFPGWGKILFQSPVTLGCLSVLILNIVFNELGKSEK, from the coding sequence ATGATGGACATCAAAACAGCAAATATAGGACAAATTAGCTTGACAGATGTGATGCTGAGCCCAAAAGAGCTTTTTCTTTTTGGAATGCAGCATATAGCAGCAATGTGTGCAGGAGCTATGGCAGTTCCTATCATTTTAGGAAATTCTTTAGGAATGACATATGATCAAATCAGTATATTGGTAGCAGCATCTTTTATGATGGCAGGATTGGGAACTATCATACAGACCTTAGGTATTGGAAAAAATATAGGTTCAAAACTTCCAATGGTGGAAGGAGTGAGTTTTGCAGGAGTAGCAGCTCTTTCAGCTGTAGGAGTTGCCTATAGAGATGCAGATCCTGTAATGGGAATACAGGTGATGATGGGAGCAACTATTATTTCAGGAGTATTCTGTATAGTTGTAGCTCCAGTATTTGGAAAATTATTGAAATTTTTTCCACCTCTTGTATCAGGAGTAGTAGTTACATGTATGGGATTATCTCTTATACCTGTAGCTATAAAATGGATAGGAGGAGGAAATCCTTCAGCAGAGAATTTTGGAAACTTTAAAAATATTCTTCTGGCTGGAATAACTTTGATAATAATAGTGGGAATTCAAAAAATATCAAAGGGATTTCTAGGAAATATAGCTATTCTTTTGGGAATAATTGCAGGGACATTAATAGCTATCCCTATGGGCATGGTAGACTTTTCAAATGTTTCTGAAGTAGGAATTTTTAATCTCAATACACCATTGTATTTTGGTATGCCAAAGTTTGATATAACAGCAGTACTGTCATTGTTTTTGGTACAGTTGGTAATTATGACAGATGCAACTGGAAATCAGCTGAATCTAAGTAATATTTGTAAGGTTGATGAAAAAGATGAAGGAAGACTGGTAGCTGGATTGAGAGCCCATGGACTTTCTTCAGTATTAGGTGGAATATTTAATACATTTCCACACTCACTTTTTGGTCAGAATGTAGGAATAGCTGCAATAACAGGAGTATCAAGCCGTTTTGTAGGAACAGCAGCAGGAGTAATGCTTCTGGCAGTGAGCTTTTTTCCTAAACTTATAAATATACTTACATCTATTCCAGAACCAGTATTAGGGGGAGCAGGAATAATAATGTTTGGTATAGTTGCAGCTAATGGAATAAAAAGACTGGGAGAAGTAAACTACAATGGAAATAAAAATCTTATGATAGTTGCTGCTAGTATAGGAATAGCTCTTATACCAATAGCAGTACCAGAGTTTTTTAAACATTTTCCAGGATGGGGAAAAATTCTTTTTCAAAGTCCTGTAACTTTAGGATGTCTTTCAGTATTGATACTGAATATAGTTTTTAATGAACTAGGGAAGAGCGAAAAGTAA
- a CDS encoding 4Fe-4S binding protein — protein sequence MADIRVKIAGLEYENPVIVAAGPPSKDAEACRACVENGAAGVVAKTVSAVPANVPKPCMHDFKGKLFLNTELWSELSVEHWVAEEYEKCKVNNEPLIIGMGYVESDIRTLIPMLDKYADAYEISSHYVGRDLTPMLNTLRAAKELTKKPVFMKVSPGVENLGEVGRILEENGADGLVAINSVGPCLSIDIETGKPFMGSATGYGWMSGAAIKPIALRVVYELAKAVKIPVFGVGGVTCGADVIEMVMAGAAAVQVCTQGIIEGPKAFGRIAKETNEWLDKHGYNSLDEIRGVTIKYLAEREKANYITNPPVVSADKCIGCGVCKTVCGYKAIEIIEKKAVINKDKCFGCGVCVSKCPTKAMDIAR from the coding sequence ATGGCAGATATAAGAGTTAAAATAGCAGGTTTAGAATATGAGAATCCAGTGATAGTGGCAGCAGGACCACCTTCAAAAGATGCAGAAGCATGTAGAGCATGTGTAGAAAATGGAGCAGCAGGAGTAGTTGCAAAAACTGTATCAGCAGTTCCAGCAAATGTGCCAAAACCATGTATGCATGATTTTAAAGGGAAACTATTTCTTAATACAGAATTATGGTCTGAGCTTTCAGTGGAACATTGGGTGGCAGAAGAATATGAAAAATGTAAAGTGAATAATGAACCATTAATAATAGGAATGGGATATGTAGAATCTGATATTAGAACCCTTATACCTATGCTTGATAAATATGCAGATGCTTATGAAATTTCAAGTCATTATGTAGGAAGAGATCTTACTCCTATGCTGAATACATTGAGAGCAGCAAAGGAACTTACTAAAAAACCAGTATTTATGAAAGTATCTCCAGGAGTAGAGAATTTAGGAGAAGTAGGAAGAATTTTAGAAGAAAATGGAGCAGATGGATTAGTAGCTATTAACTCAGTAGGTCCTTGTCTGTCAATAGATATAGAAACTGGAAAACCATTTATGGGAAGTGCAACAGGGTATGGTTGGATGTCAGGGGCAGCTATAAAACCAATAGCATTAAGAGTTGTATATGAACTTGCAAAAGCAGTAAAAATCCCAGTATTTGGTGTAGGTGGAGTTACTTGTGGAGCAGATGTTATAGAGATGGTAATGGCAGGAGCAGCAGCAGTTCAAGTATGTACTCAGGGAATAATTGAAGGACCTAAAGCTTTTGGAAGAATAGCAAAAGAAACAAATGAGTGGCTTGATAAACATGGATATAATTCTTTAGATGAAATAAGAGGAGTAACAATAAAATACTTAGCTGAAAGAGAAAAAGCTAACTATATTACAAATCCTCCAGTTGTATCAGCAGATAAATGTATAGGATGTGGAGTCTGTAAAACTGTGTGTGGATATAAAGCAATAGAAATAATTGAGAAAAAAGCTGTTATTAATAAGGATAAATGTTTTGGATGCGGAGTATGCGTTTCTAAATGTCCTACAAAAGCTATGGATATAGCTAGATAA
- the xdh gene encoding selenium-dependent xanthine dehydrogenase has protein sequence MGEVYTFIVNGQKIETSQDKNLLDFLRDDLGLISVKNGCKEGACGTCTVLIDGKAMKSCIFTTKKIDGKEIGTIEGFSERDKSVFAYAFTECGAVQCGFCIPGMVIAAKSLFLKTLAPTREEVKKALVGNICRCTGYVKIEEAILLAAELFRENKEVPETQCAGLVGTHVPRVDGAVKTLGTAKYAEDYKEDGMYYGSAVRTKYPRAKVLSIDYSEALKLDGVLGVLTAADVPGKNNIGHLEFISDWDALIPVGGITRYIGDAVALVAAKDKKILEEAKKLVKVEYEELEGLFTIEDAMADGAPLIHSKPNNVLVREVLKRGDYEGALLNSKYKVTNVYETPATEHAYLEPESALAMPYGNGGIEIHTSSQSVYDEQREIARLLGLERDQVRVKSAYVGGGFGGKEDMSVQHHAALLAYVLKKPVQVTLSRQESINISTKRHPMKIEMTTCCDENGILTGMKCKIYADTGAYASLGGPVLQRACTHAAGPYNYQNIDIEGIAVYTNNPVGGAFRGFGVTQSAFAIEANINQLAELTGLSPWEIRYRNAIRPGQVLPNGQIADEGTALVETLEAVKDEYFNNKIVGIACAMKNAGVGVGLPDIGKCRLTIEKGKVRIRTSAACIGQGMATVCLQMLCETTGLTADKVVVDSPDTGITPNSGTTTASRQTVFTGEATRVASLELKKQLETKTLEELEGWDYEGQYSGITDKMGSDKPNPVSHVAYGYATQIVILDENGKVQKVTAAHDVGRAINPKALEGQIEGGVVMGLGYGLTEIMPVEKGVPKVKFGTLGLFRATNTPEIEAVIVEKNRAELAYGAKGVGEIVVIPTAPAVQNAYFKYDGEFRTSLPLQKTAYRK, from the coding sequence ATGGGAGAGGTATACACTTTTATAGTAAATGGGCAGAAGATAGAAACTTCCCAAGATAAAAATTTATTAGACTTCCTTAGGGACGATTTGGGACTTATTTCAGTGAAAAATGGATGTAAAGAAGGTGCCTGTGGTACTTGTACAGTACTTATAGATGGAAAGGCAATGAAATCATGTATATTTACCACTAAGAAAATAGATGGTAAAGAGATAGGAACTATAGAAGGGTTTTCAGAAAGAGATAAATCAGTTTTTGCCTATGCTTTCACTGAGTGTGGAGCAGTGCAGTGTGGATTTTGTATTCCAGGAATGGTTATAGCAGCAAAAAGTCTTTTTCTAAAGACACTTGCTCCTACCAGAGAGGAAGTAAAAAAAGCTCTGGTTGGAAATATCTGCAGATGTACAGGATATGTTAAGATAGAGGAAGCAATACTTTTAGCAGCAGAATTGTTCAGAGAAAATAAAGAAGTTCCAGAAACACAGTGTGCAGGCTTAGTAGGAACACATGTACCAAGGGTAGATGGAGCTGTAAAAACATTAGGAACAGCAAAATATGCTGAGGACTACAAAGAAGATGGAATGTACTATGGAAGTGCAGTGAGAACAAAATATCCTAGAGCAAAGGTACTGTCTATCGACTACAGTGAAGCTTTGAAATTAGATGGAGTTCTTGGTGTACTCACAGCAGCAGATGTTCCAGGAAAAAATAATATAGGACATTTGGAATTTATCTCTGACTGGGATGCCCTCATACCAGTTGGAGGTATAACAAGATATATTGGTGATGCAGTAGCATTGGTTGCTGCCAAAGATAAGAAAATATTGGAAGAAGCTAAAAAACTTGTAAAAGTAGAGTATGAAGAACTTGAGGGATTGTTCACAATAGAAGATGCCATGGCTGACGGAGCTCCTCTTATCCATTCTAAACCTAATAATGTTTTGGTAAGAGAGGTATTGAAAAGAGGGGATTATGAAGGGGCTCTGTTAAATTCAAAATATAAGGTAACAAATGTATATGAAACACCTGCAACAGAACATGCTTATTTGGAGCCTGAGTCAGCTCTTGCTATGCCATATGGAAATGGAGGTATAGAAATACATACTTCCAGCCAATCAGTATATGATGAACAAAGAGAAATAGCAAGACTTCTAGGATTGGAAAGAGATCAGGTAAGAGTAAAATCAGCATATGTAGGTGGAGGATTTGGTGGAAAAGAAGATATGTCTGTACAACATCATGCAGCTCTTCTTGCATATGTTTTGAAAAAACCTGTTCAGGTAACTTTGAGTAGACAGGAAAGCATAAATATAAGTACTAAAAGACATCCTATGAAAATAGAAATGACTACATGCTGTGATGAAAATGGTATACTTACAGGAATGAAATGTAAGATATATGCTGATACAGGAGCTTATGCTTCATTGGGAGGTCCTGTACTGCAAAGAGCCTGTACTCATGCAGCTGGACCATATAATTATCAGAATATTGATATAGAAGGAATAGCTGTTTATACAAATAATCCTGTAGGAGGAGCATTCAGAGGATTTGGAGTTACCCAATCAGCTTTCGCTATAGAGGCAAATATAAATCAGCTGGCAGAACTTACAGGACTTTCTCCATGGGAAATAAGATACAGAAACGCTATCAGACCAGGACAGGTACTTCCAAATGGACAGATAGCTGATGAGGGAACAGCTCTGGTAGAAACTCTTGAAGCTGTAAAGGATGAATATTTTAATAATAAGATAGTAGGAATTGCATGTGCAATGAAAAATGCAGGAGTAGGAGTAGGACTTCCAGACATTGGAAAATGCAGACTTACTATAGAAAAGGGAAAAGTAAGAATAAGAACATCAGCAGCTTGCATAGGGCAGGGAATGGCAACAGTTTGTCTGCAGATGTTGTGTGAAACTACAGGACTTACAGCAGATAAGGTAGTAGTTGATTCTCCAGACACGGGAATAACTCCTAACAGTGGAACGACAACAGCTTCAAGGCAGACAGTATTTACAGGGGAGGCAACAAGGGTAGCTTCTCTTGAACTAAAGAAACAGCTTGAAACAAAAACATTGGAAGAACTAGAAGGCTGGGATTATGAAGGACAGTATTCAGGAATTACAGATAAAATGGGATCAGATAAGCCTAATCCTGTAAGTCATGTGGCTTATGGATATGCTACTCAAATAGTGATATTGGATGAAAATGGAAAAGTTCAGAAAGTGACCGCAGCTCATGATGTAGGCCGTGCTATCAATCCAAAAGCTTTAGAAGGACAGATAGAAGGTGGAGTAGTTATGGGACTTGGATATGGACTTACTGAAATTATGCCTGTGGAAAAAGGAGTACCTAAAGTAAAATTTGGAACTCTTGGATTATTCAGAGCTACAAATACTCCAGAAATTGAAGCTGTAATAGTAGAAAAAAATAGAGCAGAATTAGCTTATGGAGCAAAGGGTGTAGGAGAAATAGTTGTTATCCCTACAGCACCAGCTGTTCAAAATGCTTATTTTAAGTATGATGGAGAGTTTAGAACTTCTCTTCCTCTACAAAAAACAGCATACAGAAAATAA
- a CDS encoding sigma-54 interaction domain-containing protein: MKKSIGIISKASSIANFYKDILSQVFTDNIDIYTYSIEEKTLRMIHNCDLYLLSATSDDIKKNKWAEPFLPPESKTVRADIVFSKKAVDILRKYPIGTKALIVNQNKHMTMESLSQLTHLGISNIEFFLYYPKMKKVPPVDLAFATGEKELIPAKITNCVDLGCRKLSINTIYEIALKLNLNFVLKGREFENYVNSLAVKDYSLQKISYNNLTTELKLEAILNSLDSGVIVMDEKNDISMINETAKNLLQLNSNIIGKSIKEVFPWLTTDPLPVLIDENSKLIKIENNEISVSIMPLLLKNQILGNFVLLEKFDISEKKQNALRIQKIKKKSYARFTFDDIIGTSPAIQSIKEIAIRMAANNGSIILEGDSGVGKEMFAQAIHNASPRKNAAFVAINCAALPETLLESELFGYTEGSFTGAKKGGKIGLFEFANGGTLFLDEIESMSPMMQVKLLRVLQEKEIVKIGATEPISIDVRIISSTNENIVEKIMQSKFRKDLYYRLNVIPIRIPSLKERKEDIFSLIKYFQNELNTSFELTDTVKSIFLNYPWQGNVRELRNLIEYFSCLNIPKIDYSHLPEAFQNSLIQNHIKVNVKKSGNSSSNLKLLPQELAVLQVLENRYSYGKGFGRKGIIKACEEIGCLITEHEVREILKKFQKEKYVKVNKGRSGTYLTEKGNSIIKKIISSN; encoded by the coding sequence ATGAAAAAATCAATAGGTATAATTTCTAAAGCTAGTTCTATTGCCAACTTTTATAAAGATATCTTATCTCAGGTTTTTACTGATAATATTGATATATATACTTACAGTATTGAAGAAAAAACTTTGAGAATGATTCATAACTGTGATTTATATCTTTTATCAGCTACTAGTGATGATATTAAAAAAAATAAATGGGCAGAACCATTTTTACCTCCAGAATCTAAAACTGTTAGAGCTGATATTGTTTTCTCCAAAAAGGCAGTTGATATTTTAAGAAAATATCCTATTGGTACAAAAGCATTAATAGTAAATCAGAATAAACATATGACAATGGAAAGTCTATCTCAGTTAACTCATCTGGGAATATCCAACATCGAATTTTTTCTCTACTATCCCAAAATGAAAAAAGTACCTCCAGTTGATCTTGCTTTTGCTACTGGTGAAAAGGAACTTATTCCAGCTAAAATAACTAATTGTGTAGATTTAGGATGCAGAAAATTATCAATCAATACTATTTATGAAATAGCTCTAAAATTAAATCTTAATTTTGTATTAAAGGGTAGAGAGTTTGAAAACTATGTCAATTCTTTGGCTGTAAAAGATTATTCCCTTCAAAAGATTTCATACAACAATCTTACTACTGAATTGAAACTTGAGGCTATACTTAACTCCTTAGATTCAGGAGTAATTGTTATGGATGAAAAAAATGATATTTCTATGATAAATGAAACAGCAAAAAATCTTTTACAACTTAATTCTAATATTATTGGAAAATCTATCAAAGAAGTTTTTCCGTGGCTTACAACTGACCCTTTACCTGTACTTATTGATGAAAATTCAAAGCTTATCAAAATAGAAAATAATGAGATCAGTGTGTCTATAATGCCCCTCCTTTTAAAAAATCAAATTCTTGGTAATTTTGTTTTATTAGAAAAATTTGATATTTCTGAAAAAAAGCAAAATGCTTTGCGGATTCAAAAAATCAAAAAAAAATCTTATGCTAGATTTACATTTGATGATATTATTGGAACAAGTCCTGCTATCCAGTCAATAAAAGAAATAGCTATACGAATGGCTGCTAATAATGGCTCTATAATTCTCGAAGGAGATAGTGGTGTAGGAAAAGAAATGTTTGCTCAGGCTATCCACAATGCTTCTCCCAGAAAAAATGCAGCTTTTGTTGCAATAAATTGTGCTGCTCTTCCTGAAACCCTTCTGGAAAGTGAACTTTTTGGATATACTGAAGGTTCTTTTACAGGAGCAAAAAAAGGAGGAAAAATTGGACTTTTTGAATTTGCAAATGGAGGAACATTATTCTTAGATGAAATTGAATCAATGAGCCCTATGATGCAGGTAAAATTATTGAGAGTTTTACAAGAAAAAGAAATAGTTAAAATAGGAGCTACAGAACCAATCAGTATAGATGTAAGAATAATCTCATCTACCAATGAAAATATAGTTGAAAAAATTATGCAGTCAAAATTCAGAAAAGATTTATATTATCGTTTAAATGTAATCCCAATTCGCATTCCATCATTGAAAGAACGAAAAGAGGATATTTTTTCACTTATCAAATACTTTCAAAATGAATTAAATACAAGCTTTGAATTAACTGATACAGTTAAATCTATATTTTTAAATTATCCATGGCAGGGTAATGTGAGAGAACTGCGAAATTTAATTGAATATTTTTCTTGTTTAAATATTCCTAAGATAGATTATTCTCATTTGCCAGAAGCATTTCAAAACAGCTTAATCCAAAATCATATAAAAGTAAATGTTAAAAAATCAGGAAACAGCAGTTCCAATTTAAAACTTCTTCCTCAAGAACTGGCTGTTTTACAAGTCTTAGAAAATCGTTATTCATATGGAAAAGGATTTGGAAGAAAAGGAATTATAAAAGCATGTGAAGAAATAGGCTGTCTTATCACTGAGCATGAAGTTCGTGAAATATTAAAAAAATTTCAAAAAGAAAAATATGTAAAAGTAAATAAGGGAAGAAGTGGAACTTATTTAACTGAAAAAGGAAATAGCATTATTAAAAAAATAATTTCATCCAATTAA
- a CDS encoding N-acyl-D-amino-acid deacylase family protein → MYKLIKNGLIYDGTLENKPFIGDILIKDNIIEKIDKDIEFENAEIINAKNKIVTPGFIDIHRHCDLAIFKEDFGKIELAQGITTIGTGVCGFSFAPYTEKSKGLYDYSVPTHGYPVKDTKYSKLSDYISDLKSIDKPVNISTLQGTGAVRLAVKGYDTSPFTETEMLKAQEYIKEAVDLGIKGVSSGLVYLPEVYNTTEEMKRLFAPCKGKNMIYMPHMRDEASKLVEAVKESIEIAQENDMALHISHLKALGPENWNTILTKAINLIENAQKNGMDITVDFYPYHGTATTLAAILPVSFLDRNFDDILKNITSKESMEKMRYCYQNPGPNDENINPDFRWSHSMISSLSKIENKKYIGKTIHQCTVESGFKDEIEFISCLLESENGKVGIVGFNISPDDIIKIAKLPYSIVISDALYDESDTPHPRKMAAFTHFLKYYIKDLKILSLQEGIHKITQMPAKRLGYEKRGVLAEGNFADILIFDIDKLGDNATFDNSNHLSTGMNYVLVNGEITWKDEKLIGKYGEVLH, encoded by the coding sequence ATGTATAAACTAATTAAAAATGGTTTAATTTATGATGGAACACTGGAAAATAAACCTTTTATTGGAGATATTCTCATTAAAGATAATATTATTGAAAAAATAGATAAAGATATAGAGTTTGAAAATGCTGAAATCATAAATGCGAAAAATAAAATTGTCACTCCAGGATTTATTGATATTCACAGACATTGTGACTTAGCAATTTTCAAGGAAGATTTTGGAAAAATTGAACTAGCTCAAGGAATAACCACTATTGGAACTGGTGTCTGTGGCTTTTCCTTTGCTCCATATACAGAAAAATCTAAAGGTTTATACGATTATTCTGTCCCAACACATGGCTATCCAGTTAAGGATACAAAATATTCAAAATTAAGTGACTACATCAGTGACTTGAAGTCTATAGACAAACCTGTTAATATTTCAACACTGCAAGGTACTGGAGCTGTGAGGCTTGCAGTAAAAGGATATGATACTTCTCCTTTTACTGAAACAGAAATGCTTAAAGCTCAGGAATATATAAAAGAAGCTGTTGATCTTGGAATAAAGGGGGTTTCATCTGGTTTAGTATATCTCCCTGAAGTCTATAATACTACTGAAGAAATGAAAAGGCTTTTTGCTCCATGCAAAGGAAAAAATATGATTTACATGCCTCATATGCGTGATGAAGCTTCCAAGCTTGTAGAAGCAGTTAAAGAAAGTATTGAGATTGCACAGGAAAATGATATGGCTCTTCATATAAGTCATTTAAAAGCATTGGGACCAGAAAACTGGAATACAATACTTACTAAAGCAATTAATTTAATAGAAAATGCTCAAAAGAATGGAATGGATATTACAGTGGATTTTTATCCTTATCATGGAACAGCCACTACATTAGCAGCAATTCTTCCAGTTTCTTTTCTTGATAGAAATTTTGATGATATTTTAAAAAATATTACCTCAAAAGAAAGCATGGAAAAGATGCGTTATTGCTATCAAAATCCAGGTCCAAATGATGAGAATATCAACCCTGATTTTCGTTGGTCACATTCTATGATCAGTAGTCTTTCTAAAATAGAAAATAAAAAATATATAGGAAAAACTATTCATCAATGTACTGTTGAATCTGGCTTTAAAGATGAGATAGAATTTATATCTTGTTTACTTGAAAGTGAAAATGGAAAAGTAGGAATTGTTGGTTTTAATATTTCTCCAGATGACATCATAAAAATTGCTAAACTTCCTTACTCAATTGTAATTTCAGATGCTTTGTATGATGAGAGTGATACTCCTCATCCTAGAAAAATGGCTGCTTTTACTCATTTTCTTAAATACTATATTAAAGATTTAAAAATTCTTTCATTACAAGAAGGTATACATAAAATTACACAAATGCCTGCTAAAAGGCTAGGTTATGAAAAACGTGGAGTCTTAGCTGAAGGAAATTTTGCTGACATACTTATTTTTGATATTGATAAACTTGGAGATAATGCAACTTTTGACAATTCTAATCATCTTTCTACAGGAATGAATTATGTCCTTGTTAATGGAGAAATTACATGGAAAGATGAAAAGTTAATTGGAAAATATGGAGAAGTTCTTCATTAA